A stretch of DNA from Microlunatus capsulatus:
GCCGGCTCAGCTGCTGCTGTCGCGCCCCGTCGTACCGGGGCCGGGGCCCGCGTCGGCCCGGTCGGCGTCGGCAGGATCCGCGGGGTCCGCACGGCCGGCGTCGTCGGTGCCGACAGGGTTGCCGGGGTCGCCGGGCACCGTCGCCCCGTCGGCCGGGGCGGGGTCCGCCTCGTCGGCCGACGCGGGCGGGGCCTCGACGACGGCCTCGCGGCCCGGCCGGGTGCGGACCAGCCAGAGGAACAGCCCGGCGGCCACGACGAAGGCGACCAGCGCGGTGTAGTTGTTGAGCCGGAATCCGGCGATCTCGTTGACGTTGTCGATCCGCAGCGCCTCGATCCAGAACCGGCCGGCGGAGTACAGCGCCACGTAGAGCGCGAACACCTTGCCGTGGCCCAGCCGGAAGCGGCGGTCCACCACCACCAGGACCAGCGCGACGGCGAGGTTCCACAGCAGCTCGTAGAGGAACGTCGGGTGGAAGGTGGCGAAGGATGCGTAGCTGGCCGGCCGGTGCTGCAGGTCGATCTCCAGCGCCCAGGGCAGCGTGGTGGGCCGGCCGAACAGCTCCTGGTTGAACCAGTTGCCCAGCCGGCCGATCGCCTGCGCGACGAGGACGGCGGGCGCCAGGGCGTCCAGCAGGGCCGGGAAGCGGATGCCCCGACGGCGGGCGACCAGGTAGGCCCCGAGCGCGCCACCGGCGACCGCGCCCCAGATGCCCAGCCCGCCGTTCCAGATCTTCAGGGCGTCGACGGGGTGGCGG
This window harbors:
- the lgt gene encoding prolipoprotein diacylglyceryl transferase; protein product: MLLSIPSPGTGVWYLGPFPLRAYALCIIAGIVVAMVIANRRWRARGGTAEALETVLVAAIPSGIVGARVYHVITDYELYFGPGRHPVDALKIWNGGLGIWGAVAGGALGAYLVARRRGIRFPALLDALAPAVLVAQAIGRLGNWFNQELFGRPTTLPWALEIDLQHRPASYASFATFHPTFLYELLWNLAVALVLVVVDRRFRLGHGKVFALYVALYSAGRFWIEALRIDNVNEIAGFRLNNYTALVAFVVAAGLFLWLVRTRPGREAVVEAPPASADEADPAPADGATVPGDPGNPVGTDDAGRADPADPADADRADAGPGPGTTGRDSSS